The Stenotrophomonas maltophilia genome includes a region encoding these proteins:
- a CDS encoding HORMA-1 domain-containing protein: MSTYSSTSSYIVADVEKVMRSVKADLIIIATTTKAMTEDEASNYAHDIELLAKKDYLEYADVTLMNGTSEVRAIKYEFQKEGATETERPGGVTWPLTPKDKGGWIRIHLRYTDSSSSDKRASLPLKISWVPSSTDTSHKGLTSSAGRGYSSNGFGTNRKDFS, encoded by the coding sequence TTGAGCACTTATTCGAGCACTAGTAGCTACATAGTTGCAGATGTTGAAAAGGTCATGCGCAGCGTCAAAGCCGACTTGATCATCATTGCAACCACCACCAAGGCTATGACCGAAGATGAGGCATCAAACTATGCTCACGACATAGAACTATTGGCGAAGAAGGATTATCTCGAATATGCTGACGTGACGCTCATGAATGGCACATCAGAAGTGCGCGCCATCAAATATGAATTCCAGAAAGAGGGCGCCACGGAAACCGAGCGGCCTGGCGGCGTAACATGGCCTCTGACACCAAAGGACAAAGGAGGGTGGATTCGAATTCATTTACGCTATACCGATTCGTCATCCTCGGACAAGCGCGCGAGTCTCCCCCTAAAGATTTCATGGGTACCTTCGTCTACGGACACCAGTCACAAAGGCCTAACCTCTTCCGCGGGGCGCGGATACAGCAGCAATGGCTTTGGCACCAACAGGAAGGATTTTTCATGA
- a CDS encoding helix-turn-helix domain-containing protein, with protein MRSATEFWRDPRMPFVESRRACDSRACHRPHSHDTFSIGAVDAGSSLFTGAAKGPRLLQPGSLVGVPAGRVHACNPLPGQVWSYQMLHLDPRWMAEVRAEYDDLPEPDWQQEPIRISNHRPRYQQYCQLNETLFSDDPVSVKEAALIAFVGDLDEHDGVAVAGPLEDAALQQRLQPVMDVLRQRLEHTPALQELASLAGMSRYQLIRAFRRATGLTPHAWQIDQRIQEARRRLCEGQALAVVAHALGFADQSHFQRVFKAHAGATPGQYRR; from the coding sequence ATGCGCTCTGCCACCGAATTCTGGCGTGACCCGCGCATGCCCTTCGTCGAAAGCCGACGGGCGTGCGACAGCCGCGCCTGCCATCGCCCGCACAGCCATGACACCTTCTCGATCGGCGCCGTGGACGCCGGCAGCAGCCTGTTCACCGGCGCCGCGAAAGGGCCGCGTCTGCTGCAGCCCGGCAGTCTGGTCGGCGTGCCCGCAGGCCGCGTGCACGCCTGCAACCCCCTGCCCGGCCAGGTCTGGAGCTACCAGATGCTGCATCTGGACCCGCGCTGGATGGCCGAGGTCCGCGCCGAGTATGACGACCTGCCCGAACCCGACTGGCAGCAGGAACCGATCCGGATCTCCAACCATCGCCCGCGCTACCAGCAGTACTGCCAGCTCAACGAGACGCTGTTCTCCGACGATCCGGTCAGCGTCAAGGAAGCGGCCCTGATCGCGTTCGTCGGCGATCTGGATGAACACGATGGTGTAGCCGTCGCCGGCCCGCTTGAAGATGCCGCGTTACAGCAGCGCTTGCAGCCGGTGATGGACGTTCTGCGCCAGCGGCTCGAACACACCCCGGCCCTGCAGGAGCTGGCATCGCTGGCAGGCATGAGCCGCTACCAGCTGATCCGCGCCTTCCGACGCGCCACGGGCCTGACACCGCACGCTTGGCAGATTGACCAGCGCATCCAGGAGGCCCGCCGGCGGCTGTGCGAAGGGCAGGCACTGGCCGTGGTCGCGCATGCGCTGGGTTTTGCCGACCAGAGCCATTTCCAGCGGGTCTTCAAGGCCCACGCCGGTGCGACCCCGGGCCAGTACCGGCGCTGA
- the guaA gene encoding glutamine-hydrolyzing GMP synthase: protein MTNIHNDKILILDFGAQYTQLIARRIRELGVYCEIWAWDHNPAEIAAFGAKGIILSGGPESTTLPGAPAAPQEVFDSGLPIFGICYGMQTLAAQLGGATEAADQREFGHAEVNVINPDALFKGLSDHGGEPKLNVWMSHGDHVSVAPPGFTITATTDRIPVAAMANEEKRWYGVQFHPEVTHTLQGQALLRRFVVDVCGCQTLWTAANIIDDQIARVREQVGDDEVILGLSGGVDSSVVAALLHKAIGEKLTCVFVDTGLLRWQEGDQVMAMFAEHMGVKVVRVNAADRYFAALEGVSDPEAKRKIIGNLFVEIFDEESSKLKNAKWLAQGTIYPDVIESAGSKTGKAHVIKSHHNVGGLPEHMKLGLVEPLRELFKDEVRRLGVELGLPRTMVYRHPFPGPGLGVRILGEVKPEYAELLAKADAIFIDELRKADLYDKTSQAFAVFLPVKSVGVVGDARAYEWVIALRAVETIDFMTAHWAHLPYEFLGTVSNRIINELRGVSRVVYDISGKPPATIEWE, encoded by the coding sequence ATGACCAACATCCATAACGACAAGATCCTGATTCTCGATTTCGGCGCGCAGTACACGCAGCTGATCGCCCGCCGCATCCGCGAGCTGGGCGTCTACTGCGAAATCTGGGCGTGGGACCACAACCCGGCCGAGATCGCCGCGTTCGGCGCCAAGGGCATCATCCTGTCGGGTGGCCCGGAATCGACCACGCTGCCGGGCGCCCCGGCCGCGCCGCAGGAAGTGTTCGACAGTGGCCTGCCGATCTTCGGCATCTGCTACGGCATGCAGACCCTGGCCGCACAGCTGGGCGGTGCCACCGAAGCCGCTGACCAGCGCGAATTCGGCCACGCCGAAGTGAACGTGATCAACCCGGATGCACTGTTCAAGGGTCTGAGCGACCACGGCGGCGAGCCGAAGCTGAATGTCTGGATGAGCCACGGCGACCACGTCTCCGTTGCACCGCCGGGCTTCACCATCACCGCCACCACCGACCGCATTCCGGTGGCCGCCATGGCCAACGAAGAAAAGCGCTGGTACGGCGTGCAGTTCCACCCGGAAGTGACCCACACCCTGCAGGGCCAGGCGCTGCTGCGCCGCTTCGTGGTGGATGTGTGCGGCTGCCAGACCCTGTGGACCGCCGCCAACATCATCGACGACCAGATCGCCCGCGTGCGCGAACAGGTGGGCGATGACGAAGTGATCCTGGGCCTGTCCGGCGGCGTCGATTCGTCCGTGGTCGCTGCGCTGCTGCACAAGGCCATCGGCGAGAAGCTGACCTGCGTGTTCGTGGACACCGGCCTGCTGCGCTGGCAGGAAGGCGACCAGGTGATGGCGATGTTTGCCGAGCACATGGGCGTGAAGGTGGTGCGCGTGAACGCCGCCGACCGTTATTTCGCCGCGCTGGAAGGCGTGAGCGACCCGGAAGCCAAGCGCAAGATCATCGGCAACCTGTTCGTTGAGATCTTCGACGAAGAGTCCAGCAAGCTGAAGAACGCCAAGTGGCTGGCGCAGGGCACCATCTACCCGGACGTGATCGAGTCGGCCGGCAGCAAGACCGGCAAGGCGCATGTGATCAAGAGCCACCACAACGTGGGCGGCCTGCCGGAGCACATGAAGCTGGGCCTGGTGGAGCCGCTGCGCGAGCTGTTCAAGGACGAAGTGCGCCGCCTGGGCGTTGAGCTCGGCCTGCCGCGCACCATGGTCTACCGCCATCCGTTCCCGGGCCCGGGCTTGGGCGTGCGCATCCTGGGCGAGGTAAAGCCGGAATACGCCGAACTGCTGGCCAAGGCCGATGCCATCTTCATTGATGAGCTGCGCAAGGCCGACCTGTACGACAAGACCAGCCAAGCGTTTGCCGTGTTCCTGCCGGTGAAGTCGGTGGGCGTGGTGGGCGATGCGCGGGCGTATGAGTGGGTGATTGCGCTGCGCGCGGTGGAGACGATCGACTTCATGACCGCACATTGGGCGCATCTGCCGTATGAGTTCCTGGGGACGGTGAGCAACCGGATCATCAATGAGTTGCGGGGGGTTTCAAGGGTTGTCTATGACATCTCGGGGAAGCCGCCGGCGACTATTGAGTGGGAATGA
- a CDS encoding CBASS oligonucleotide cyclase, with protein sequence MPLANSDLEYFDHNVLRLPGEKRKEYHAQVDNLVSELKKRITDKSKIKVTKVVKAGSFAKYTILRRVDDYPTDVDVVFYVTGVDEDGKSYESLCNKIYDLLIDIYPTKKVEDFEIQRRAAKVTFVKSGLEVDVVPVLQDSFDADHGWQFDIQSGAKNLTCAPCHIQFVKTRKDKDKHFRTLVRLA encoded by the coding sequence ATGCCGCTAGCAAATTCAGATCTTGAATACTTCGACCACAACGTACTGCGTCTTCCAGGCGAGAAGCGCAAAGAGTATCACGCCCAGGTGGACAATCTTGTTTCTGAGCTAAAGAAACGCATCACCGACAAGTCAAAGATAAAGGTCACAAAGGTCGTTAAGGCTGGTTCGTTTGCAAAGTACACAATTCTTCGAAGGGTTGATGACTATCCTACGGATGTTGATGTTGTCTTTTATGTCACAGGCGTCGATGAAGACGGAAAATCGTACGAAAGCCTTTGCAATAAAATATACGATCTTTTAATAGACATTTATCCGACAAAGAAAGTTGAGGACTTCGAGATTCAGCGTCGCGCAGCAAAGGTGACTTTCGTCAAAAGTGGCCTAGAGGTAGACGTTGTACCTGTTCTTCAAGATAGTTTTGATGCTGACCACGGCTGGCAGTTCGACATTCAGAGCGGCGCAAAAAATCTCACTTGTGCGCCGTGCCACATTCAGTTTGTCAAAACCAGGAAGGATAAGGATAAACACTTTAGGACGTTGGTCCGTTTAGCATAA
- a CDS encoding AAA family ATPase, with amino-acid sequence MSSSSVFEVKTNLPTTQLDILSKKLLGFEGRYQRIQKRLQLILQSNELERWSQKHHDKKLAVIELLNEQYPLAIFHGDVGTGKTANAEAIANRLARDAKIEDAILYKLSNKVRGTGKVGEMGTLITQAFEDISRSIGPGKGRAFLIIDEGDSLGASRSQHHSHHEDKVGVNTLIQSIDGIRKHGGRIFAILCTNRLAALDAAVIRRASIVEEFTRPTDEERNELFTSDLGDMGLSATEIKKLVEATSASENRPAWTYSDIRTRLYPAAVSMAFPNSALKAEHFYQAAAELEPPPVMAG; translated from the coding sequence ATGAGCAGCTCATCCGTATTCGAGGTAAAGACAAACCTTCCGACGACGCAGCTTGATATCCTATCCAAGAAACTACTAGGCTTTGAAGGGCGTTACCAGCGCATACAAAAGCGCCTCCAGCTAATTCTGCAATCTAATGAACTTGAGCGATGGAGTCAAAAGCATCATGACAAGAAGCTCGCGGTCATTGAACTACTAAATGAACAGTATCCATTAGCTATTTTCCATGGCGATGTGGGAACGGGGAAAACTGCAAATGCAGAGGCGATCGCAAATCGCCTTGCTCGCGACGCTAAAATTGAAGACGCAATTCTCTACAAGCTGAGCAACAAAGTTCGCGGAACCGGCAAGGTGGGTGAGATGGGAACACTCATCACCCAAGCATTCGAAGATATTTCCAGATCTATTGGGCCGGGAAAGGGTCGAGCCTTCCTCATTATTGACGAAGGTGACTCTTTAGGGGCATCCCGCAGCCAACATCACAGTCACCATGAAGACAAGGTCGGCGTGAACACCCTGATTCAATCTATAGACGGTATTCGGAAGCATGGCGGGCGCATCTTCGCCATCCTTTGCACAAACCGATTGGCAGCTCTTGATGCAGCAGTCATTCGACGTGCGTCGATTGTTGAGGAGTTTACACGCCCCACTGATGAAGAGCGAAATGAACTGTTCACAAGCGATTTGGGGGACATGGGTCTTTCGGCAACCGAAATAAAGAAGTTGGTCGAGGCGACATCCGCAAGTGAAAATCGACCCGCTTGGACTTATTCTGATATTCGTACACGCTTGTATCCGGCAGCTGTATCCATGGCGTTTCCAAACTCCGCACTAAAGGCCGAACACTTTTATCAGGCTGCTGCAGAATTGGAGCCACCCCCTGTCATGGCCGGCTGA
- the moeB gene encoding molybdopterin-synthase adenylyltransferase MoeB, translating into MSIQELSPARARERLAHGAVLIDVREAHERAGGMAEGARGVAKGELQADPAAHLPRHDQEILLICQSGKRSADAAQFLLQAGYTNVASVTGGTVAWREQSLPLVQPLASAADRDFYDRYSRHLLLPQVGEAGQRRLQQSRVLVLGAGGLGAPAGFYLAAAGVGHLRFADHDRVERSNLHRQIVHTEASVGQLKVDSARERLLALNPSIKVEAVPERVTSENVDALLDGVDVVLDGSDNFPLRYLLNDACIKHATPLVYAAIERFDGQVSVFDAGRQRGVAPCYRCLFPEPPPPEFAPNCSEAGVLGVLPGLAGVLQATEVLKLLLGIGEPLVGRLLRFDALGMRFRETGIRPDPQCPVCAPGVPFPGYIDYAAFCRGG; encoded by the coding sequence ATGAGCATCCAAGAGCTTTCCCCCGCGCGGGCACGCGAGCGCCTGGCCCATGGCGCGGTGCTGATCGATGTGCGCGAGGCGCACGAACGGGCCGGCGGGATGGCCGAGGGCGCGCGCGGCGTGGCCAAGGGCGAGCTGCAGGCCGACCCGGCCGCACACCTGCCGCGGCACGACCAGGAGATCCTGCTGATCTGCCAGAGCGGCAAGCGCTCGGCCGATGCCGCGCAGTTCCTGCTGCAGGCCGGCTACACAAACGTCGCTTCCGTGACGGGCGGTACCGTGGCCTGGCGCGAGCAGTCGCTGCCGCTGGTGCAGCCGCTGGCCAGCGCCGCCGACCGCGACTTCTACGACCGCTATTCGCGCCACCTGCTGCTGCCGCAGGTGGGCGAGGCCGGCCAGCGCCGGCTGCAGCAGTCGCGCGTGCTGGTGCTGGGCGCGGGTGGGCTGGGCGCACCGGCTGGGTTCTACCTGGCCGCCGCCGGGGTAGGGCACCTGCGCTTCGCCGACCACGACCGCGTGGAGCGCAGCAACCTGCACCGGCAGATCGTGCATACCGAAGCCAGCGTGGGCCAGCTCAAGGTCGATTCGGCGCGTGAGCGGCTGCTGGCGCTCAACCCCTCGATCAAGGTCGAGGCGGTGCCGGAGCGGGTCACCTCCGAGAACGTGGATGCGCTGTTGGACGGCGTGGACGTGGTGCTGGACGGCTCGGACAACTTCCCGCTGCGCTACCTGCTCAACGACGCCTGCATCAAGCACGCCACGCCGCTGGTGTATGCCGCCATCGAGCGCTTTGATGGCCAGGTAAGCGTGTTTGACGCCGGCCGCCAGCGTGGCGTGGCGCCGTGCTACCGCTGCCTGTTCCCCGAGCCGCCGCCGCCGGAGTTCGCGCCGAACTGCTCCGAGGCCGGTGTGCTGGGCGTGCTGCCTGGGTTGGCCGGCGTGCTGCAAGCGACCGAGGTGCTGAAGCTGCTGCTGGGCATCGGCGAGCCGCTGGTCGGCCGCCTACTGCGCTTCGATGCGCTGGGCATGCGCTTCCGCGAGACCGGCATCCGGCCGGACCCGCAGTGCCCGGTGTGCGCGCCGGGCGTGCCATTCCCGGGGTATATCGATTACGCCGCGTTCTGCCGGGGTGGGTGA
- a CDS encoding 3'-5' exonuclease, with amino-acid sequence MNKKPEVFISVDIETAGPVVGEHSMLTVGACLVYQPEISFSASLKPISDKSVAEALAITGLTLEQAENIGVTPTEAMTEFSSWITTNTPKGSIPVFVGLNAPFDWGFVNYYFLKYLGYNPFGFTALDIKALFMGATGCSWYETRSSAIDKVVHPKKKGDHDALHDAEYQAELFRLVRSLTESSD; translated from the coding sequence ATGAACAAGAAACCTGAAGTTTTTATATCGGTTGACATTGAAACTGCTGGCCCTGTTGTCGGAGAGCACAGCATGCTTACTGTGGGCGCCTGCCTGGTGTACCAGCCAGAAATATCATTTTCGGCATCGTTAAAACCAATTAGTGATAAGTCGGTTGCAGAAGCGCTGGCGATCACAGGCCTTACTTTGGAGCAGGCCGAGAATATAGGGGTAACTCCAACTGAAGCCATGACGGAATTTTCATCCTGGATCACCACAAATACCCCCAAGGGCAGCATTCCAGTTTTTGTTGGATTAAATGCCCCATTTGATTGGGGATTTGTAAATTACTATTTCCTGAAATATCTTGGATATAATCCATTCGGCTTTACGGCCCTAGACATCAAGGCGCTCTTTATGGGCGCTACGGGTTGCTCATGGTACGAAACCAGATCAAGCGCTATTGATAAAGTTGTGCATCCCAAGAAAAAGGGAGATCATGATGCTCTTCACGACGCAGAATATCAGGCCGAGCTATTTAGATTGGTTCGCTCCCTGACTGAAAGCAGTGACTAA
- the folD gene encoding bifunctional methylenetetrahydrofolate dehydrogenase/methenyltetrahydrofolate cyclohydrolase FolD — MTDSAPQHPARILDGRRIAEALLDSLKVRVDARVAAGGSRPGLAVVLVGGDPASTVYVRNKRRAAEKVGIEAHDYDLPAGTTEAELLDLIDQLNADPKINGILIQLPLPGIPDARRLIQRIDPRKDVDGFHPENVGHLALREFGLRPCTPRGITTLLGHTDQPVRGRNATIVGVSNHVGRPMGLELLIAGCTVTSCHKFTPKDVLEQAVRNADILVVAVGRPGIVPGEWVKPGAVVIDVGINRLDDGRLVGDVGFEAAAQRASWITPVPGGVGPMTVATLMQNTLEAAEALS, encoded by the coding sequence ATGACCGATTCCGCCCCCCAGCATCCTGCCCGCATCCTCGATGGCCGCCGTATCGCCGAGGCCCTGCTCGACAGCCTGAAGGTGCGCGTCGACGCCCGCGTCGCCGCTGGCGGCAGCCGTCCGGGCCTGGCTGTGGTGCTGGTCGGTGGCGACCCGGCCTCGACGGTGTACGTGCGCAACAAGCGCCGTGCCGCCGAGAAGGTCGGCATCGAGGCGCACGACTACGATCTGCCGGCCGGTACCACCGAGGCCGAGCTGCTCGACCTGATCGACCAGCTCAACGCCGATCCGAAGATCAACGGCATCCTGATCCAGCTGCCGCTGCCGGGCATCCCCGACGCGCGCCGGCTGATCCAGCGCATCGACCCGCGCAAGGACGTGGACGGCTTCCACCCGGAAAACGTCGGCCACCTGGCCCTGCGCGAGTTCGGCCTGCGCCCGTGCACCCCGCGCGGCATCACCACGCTGCTGGGCCACACCGACCAGCCGGTACGCGGCCGCAACGCCACCATCGTTGGCGTGAGCAACCATGTCGGCCGGCCGATGGGCCTGGAGCTGCTGATTGCCGGCTGCACCGTGACCAGTTGCCACAAGTTCACCCCCAAGGACGTGCTGGAGCAGGCCGTGCGCAACGCCGACATTCTGGTGGTGGCGGTGGGCCGCCCGGGCATCGTGCCGGGCGAGTGGGTGAAGCCGGGCGCGGTGGTGATCGACGTGGGTATCAACCGGCTGGATGACGGCCGGTTGGTGGGCGATGTCGGGTTTGAGGCCGCTGCCCAGCGGGCCAGCTGGATCACCCCGGTGCCGGGTGGTGTCGGCCCGATGACCGTGGCCACGTTGATGCAGAACACCCTGGAAGCGGCGGAAGCGCTGAGCTGA
- a CDS encoding monovalent cation:proton antiporter-2 (CPA2) family protein codes for MAVEAATSELVKVVALLGAAVVMVPLFRRAGLGSVLGYFAAGLAIGPFGLGWFSDPQAILHTAELGVVMFLFVIGLEMRPSHLWSLRKEIFGLGTLQIVTCAVVLTSIAKLFGLPWQVAFIGATGFVLTSTAVVMQLLAERGDIALPSGQKIVSILLFEDLLIVPLLALVAWMGPSAGSADGGGSRWLSVAIGVGAIVGLVLVGRFLLNPLFRVLAESKAREVMTAAALLVVLGAALLMQLSGLSMAMGAFLAGVLLSESTFRHQIEADIEPFRGILLGLFFLSVGMALDLSVVAGNWQLILGLVLALMAAKALCIYVVARIMGSDHAQALDRGVLMAQGGEFAFVLFSAAASAGVINLEINANFTAVVVLSMALTPLVVLVYKRIAPKPTVNMDGVDEAEGLSGSVLLIGFGRFGQVASQSLLARDVDVTIIDNDVEMIQSASRFGFKIYYGDGTRLDVLHASGAATARAIAVCVDKAEAADRIVELVAHEFPQAKLMVRSFDREHSLRLIHAGVDFQIRETFESAVLFGQAALVELGADEDDAIEIAEQIRRRDAERFELEIAGGGLNAGAKMVFGNSGQGVPTPTPFTAPKRASKTLNPQDVPEEEE; via the coding sequence ATGGCGGTAGAAGCAGCGACCAGCGAGCTGGTCAAGGTCGTGGCCCTGTTGGGCGCGGCGGTGGTGATGGTGCCTTTGTTCCGCCGGGCCGGCCTGGGCTCGGTGCTGGGCTACTTCGCCGCTGGCCTGGCGATCGGACCGTTCGGGCTGGGCTGGTTCTCCGACCCCCAGGCGATCCTGCATACCGCCGAGCTCGGCGTGGTGATGTTCCTGTTCGTGATCGGCCTGGAAATGCGGCCCTCGCACCTGTGGAGCCTGCGCAAGGAGATCTTCGGGCTGGGCACGCTGCAGATCGTTACCTGTGCGGTGGTGCTGACCAGCATTGCCAAGTTGTTCGGCCTGCCTTGGCAGGTGGCCTTCATCGGTGCCACCGGCTTCGTGCTCACCTCCACCGCGGTGGTGATGCAGCTGCTGGCCGAGCGCGGTGACATCGCGCTGCCGTCAGGGCAGAAGATCGTCTCCATCCTGCTGTTCGAAGACCTGCTGATCGTGCCGTTGCTGGCGCTGGTGGCGTGGATGGGCCCGAGCGCGGGCAGCGCCGATGGCGGGGGTTCGCGCTGGCTGTCGGTGGCGATCGGCGTGGGTGCCATCGTCGGCCTGGTGCTGGTCGGCCGCTTCCTGCTCAACCCGCTGTTCCGCGTACTGGCCGAGTCGAAGGCGCGCGAGGTGATGACCGCCGCCGCGCTGCTGGTGGTGCTGGGTGCGGCACTGCTGATGCAGCTGTCCGGCCTGTCGATGGCGATGGGCGCATTCCTGGCTGGCGTGCTGCTGAGTGAATCGACCTTCCGCCACCAGATCGAAGCGGACATCGAGCCGTTCCGCGGCATCCTGCTGGGCCTGTTCTTCCTCAGCGTGGGCATGGCGCTGGACCTGAGCGTGGTGGCCGGCAACTGGCAGCTGATCCTCGGCCTGGTGCTGGCGTTGATGGCAGCCAAGGCGCTGTGCATCTACGTGGTGGCGCGCATCATGGGCAGCGACCACGCGCAGGCGCTGGATCGCGGCGTGCTGATGGCGCAGGGCGGCGAGTTTGCCTTCGTGCTGTTCTCTGCCGCCGCATCGGCCGGCGTGATCAATCTGGAAATCAATGCCAACTTCACCGCCGTGGTGGTGCTGTCGATGGCGCTGACCCCGCTGGTGGTGCTGGTCTACAAGCGCATCGCGCCGAAGCCGACGGTGAACATGGACGGCGTGGACGAGGCCGAGGGCCTGTCCGGCAGTGTGCTGCTGATCGGCTTCGGCCGCTTCGGCCAGGTCGCCAGCCAGTCGCTGCTGGCGCGCGACGTGGACGTGACCATCATCGACAACGATGTGGAGATGATCCAGAGCGCCTCGCGTTTCGGTTTCAAGATCTACTACGGCGACGGTACGCGACTGGACGTGCTGCATGCCTCGGGCGCGGCCACCGCACGTGCGATTGCGGTGTGCGTGGACAAGGCCGAGGCCGCCGACCGCATCGTTGAACTGGTGGCACACGAGTTCCCGCAGGCCAAGCTGATGGTGCGCTCGTTCGACCGCGAACATTCGCTGCGGCTGATCCATGCCGGTGTCGATTTCCAGATCCGCGAGACGTTTGAATCGGCAGTGTTGTTCGGCCAGGCCGCGCTGGTGGAGCTGGGTGCGGATGAGGACGACGCGATCGAGATTGCCGAGCAGATCCGTCGCCGCGATGCCGAGCGTTTCGAGCTGGAGATTGCCGGTGGTGGTCTGAATGCCGGCGCCAAGATGGTGTTTGGCAACTCCGGCCAGGGCGTACCGACGCCGACGCCGTTCACCGCGCCGAAGCGGGCAAGCAAGACGTTGAACCCGCAGGACGTGCCGGAAGAGGAAGAGTAA
- the guaB gene encoding IMP dehydrogenase, translating into MLRIQAEALTYDDVSLVPAHSTILPKDVNLETRLTRDLKLKLPILSAAMDTVTEARLAIAMAQLGGMGTIHKNLSLEQQAAEVAKVKKFEAGVIRDPITVGPETTIRDVLALTQAHNISGVPVVGSDGLLAGIVTHRDMRFETELDDPVRHIMTKKDRLITVKEGAASDEVLQLLHRNRIEKVLVVNDSFELRGLITVKDIQKNTDFPNAAKDLSTRLLVGAAVGVGGDTDRRVEALVAAGVDVIVVDTAHGHSQGVLDRVSWVKKNFPNVQVIGGNICTGEAALALLDSGADAVKVGIGPGSICTTRVVAGVGVPQVTAIDLVAEALQDRIPLIADGGIRYSGDIGKALAAGASTIMVGGLLAGTEESPGETELYQGRSYKSYRGMGSLAAMEKGSKDRYFQDAATADKLVPEGIEGRVPYRGPVGGIIHQLMGGLRATMGYVGCATIEDMRSKPKFVKISGAGQRESHVHDVTITKEPPNYRA; encoded by the coding sequence ATGCTGCGCATCCAGGCTGAAGCACTCACTTACGACGACGTCTCGCTCGTCCCCGCCCACTCGACCATCCTGCCCAAGGACGTCAACCTCGAAACGCGGTTGACCCGAGACCTGAAGCTGAAGCTTCCGATCCTGTCCGCAGCCATGGATACCGTCACCGAAGCCCGCCTGGCCATCGCCATGGCACAGCTCGGCGGCATGGGCACCATCCACAAGAATCTCAGCCTGGAACAGCAGGCCGCAGAAGTGGCCAAGGTCAAGAAGTTCGAGGCCGGTGTCATCCGCGACCCGATCACCGTCGGCCCGGAAACCACCATCCGCGACGTGCTGGCCCTGACCCAGGCGCACAACATCTCCGGCGTGCCGGTGGTGGGCAGCGACGGCCTGCTGGCCGGCATCGTGACCCACCGCGACATGCGCTTCGAGACCGAGCTGGACGATCCGGTCCGCCACATCATGACCAAGAAGGATCGCCTGATCACGGTCAAGGAAGGCGCCGCGTCTGACGAAGTGCTGCAGCTGCTGCACCGCAACCGCATCGAGAAGGTGCTGGTGGTCAATGATTCGTTCGAACTGCGTGGCCTGATCACCGTCAAGGACATCCAGAAGAACACCGACTTCCCGAACGCTGCCAAGGATCTGTCGACCCGCCTGCTGGTCGGCGCTGCCGTCGGCGTGGGTGGCGATACCGATCGCCGCGTGGAAGCGCTGGTCGCCGCCGGCGTGGACGTGATCGTGGTCGATACCGCGCACGGCCACTCGCAGGGCGTGCTGGACCGCGTCAGCTGGGTCAAGAAGAACTTCCCGAACGTGCAGGTCATCGGTGGCAACATCTGCACCGGCGAAGCCGCACTGGCGCTGCTGGACAGCGGTGCGGACGCAGTCAAGGTCGGCATCGGCCCGGGCTCGATCTGCACCACCCGCGTCGTCGCCGGCGTCGGCGTGCCGCAGGTCACCGCTATTGATCTGGTGGCCGAGGCCCTGCAGGACCGCATCCCGCTGATCGCCGACGGTGGCATCCGCTACTCGGGCGACATCGGCAAGGCGCTGGCCGCCGGTGCCTCGACCATCATGGTCGGCGGCCTGCTGGCCGGTACCGAGGAATCGCCGGGCGAGACCGAGCTGTACCAGGGCCGTTCGTACAAGAGCTACCGCGGCATGGGTTCGCTGGCTGCCATGGAGAAGGGGTCGAAGGACCGCTACTTCCAGGACGCCGCCACCGCCGACAAGCTGGTGCCGGAAGGCATCGAAGGCCGCGTGCCGTACCGCGGCCCGGTGGGCGGCATCATCCACCAGCTGATGGGCGGCCTGCGCGCCACCATGGGCTACGTGGGCTGCGCCACCATCGAAGACATGCGCAGCAAGCCCAAGTTCGTGAAGATCAGCGGCGCCGGCCAGCGTGAGAGCCACGTCCACGACGTGACGATCACCAAAGAGCCGCCGAACTACCGCGCCTGA